The stretch of DNA TTTTCAACAAACAAAAAGAATGGCGTAAGTCAGGATCGGATTTTCTTCCAACGGATACAGAGAGCATCATTTCTGTCCCAATTAGTCGGAATCAAAAAATGGAAGGAATTCTGGTCATAGCTTCAAGGAAAAAATACGCATTTGAAACCTATCAACTTCAGATTATCAGCTTGCTATGTTCCTATTTTGCGGTATCTCTTGAAAAAGCTCGATACGTACAAGATGCAGTATCTAAAAGTGAACGATGCGGCCTAACGAAATTATACAATTACCGGTATTTAGATCAGCAACTTGAAACCAATATGAGCCAATTGCTAAATGGAGAGCTTCGGCAATTATCATTATTGATGATGGACATCGACCACTTCAAAGCCATCAATGATACGTATGGACATCAAAGTGGAAACGATATTCTCTTTGGACTGGCAAGATTGTTGGAAAATGAACTTGGGGACGCCGGCATCATTGCTAGGTATGGCGGAGAAGAATTTGTTATCATCTTACCAAACTACTCCAAACAACAATCACTAGCACTTGCAGAAGAATTACGTGAGAAGATCGAAACCACGCGTTTTGAAATTCGGACAGACCTGGAAGATGAACCCGTGCTGTCCTTTGTCAACATCACAACAAGTATCGGTGTCTCAACTGCACCAGAAGACTGTGACGATGCTATGGCATTGATTCGTAATGCGGATAGAGCGCTATATATTGGGGCGAAACGAGAAGGACGTAATCGTGTTGCGGAATATGTGAAATAATGAAGAGAGCTGATCTAATCAGCTCTTTTTTCCTAGGATAGAATAAGAGATTAAATATAGTATAAAAATAATGACAATTTTACTAAAACAATACATAATACGTATAAACAACATGAAATGAGAAAAATTATATGAAACTATTTCCAAATAAATCTAAACAAAATGGACTGACACTCGTGGAAGTTCTGGCAGCTCTTGTCATAATGGGAATTGTTTTCGTGGGTATCATGACTGTGTTTCCGCAAATGACTTTATTTAATACGAAGACAGAGACAAAGTTGGATACGATGAATATAGCGCGGCAGGAAATTACGGAGTTTATTGAAAATAGCAAAGGGAAATATATTCCCCATACTTCAACAAAAATAATTCCTTTTGATCAGATTAAACCTATTATTGAATTGCAATTTGAAGAAACCACAACAATAACTAATAGCCACGTAATTACAGACGAACCGGCAAGTAATAAAGACGATTACAATTCATTCAAATTTAATAGCACAGTTGATTCAGGAGAAGAATTTAAATTCGAAATTCAAGTATTCGATGTGCCTGATCTTTCAGGAACCATTTCTTTATATAAGACCATTCTTAAAATTTATACGCTCGGAGGTCAATTGAGTAGTGAAACTTATGGCTATATTGAGGTGACCTCATGATCAAATATATTAAAAATAATCAAGGCATAACACTCGTGGAATTAATAGTGGCTCTAGCCTTAGTTTCAATGGTAGCTATATTAATTATGACAACTTTGGGAATCGGCTTTAAGCATTCAATAGCGGAATCCAATAAGACTTCCGCTCAACAGGAAGCAAATTTAATTGTTTCGAAATTAATGAACCAGCACCGTAAAGGGGATTGTTATTACATTAAAGGGGCTTCTGGTGGAATTATGATTGCTCCTGTATCTTCTACATTATGTACAAGTACAACTGAGCCACCTGCCAGTTCATTCAAGCCTGTTTCAGATACTCGTTTCAATGTGACTATGACAAGTGTAAATCAAATGATTAACCCAACGAAAGATGACTACACATTGGTTGCTGCAGTGAAATATAAAAATGCGACCTACAAAATAAACACGATACTTACGAGATATAAAACAACTAAGTAAAGAGGAGGATTCAAATGAAGTATGTAAAAAACCATAAAGGTTATGCTTTGTTACTTGTCCTCTTTTTAGTTGTTGTTTTTGTTGGTTTATCAGCAGTATTTGTTGCCGCATCTTTTAATAATGCCAAGCAGGAAAGTACTGTCGACGTCCGCAATCAATCCGTTGTCGCAGCCGAGATGGGTGTGAAATATAATATCAATAATCTAATGAATGAAATAAAAATATTAAATCAGGATTATAAGAATTTCATGAATACAAGTCTGAATACTTTAGTGGATAAAGCAACGGCAGTTACCACTGCAAAGGATAATAACTTACCACTCCCTAACGGAATGTCAACTGCCGCATGCAGTGTCTTTTATTCCAATGTCCACATTAATGACTGGATTGATTGTGAAACGAAAGAAATAGAAAGAGCCGGCGTTGATATGTATATGTCCGAGGTTAATCGGGTGTACGCAGACTTAGCTCCCCAAGAAAATAGAGTTGACTCAAAAACGAAATATGAGTTAATGCCACTTGCCGTAAACCTGGTGTTTGATCAAGCAACTCGCAGAATTGAAATACCTCTTTCCGTACAAGGGAAACAAAATGCTTCAGTTAAAAATCTGAATGCTAAATTGATTGTAACCATCCCGGATCATACATCCGAAACGAATGATATTGTAATCAAAACGATTTTAAGTGAAAAAGAAACGGTCGATCGCATTTTCATTCCACCAAATGACAATACGACCATTTGTCCTACCCAAGCTAGTGAAATGACTTCAGGTGTCTGCAAATATACTGGCACCAATCTTGAAAGTTATTTAGCTAGTTTGCCAGATCCTTCGAAAGTAAGTATCAAAGTTGAGGATTTATGTTATGCAGTAAAAGACAAGACCAAATGTAATTTGAACATTCTAGATGGTAGTGGCGGAACAGTATACATAAAACCGTCAAATCAAACGGTAAATGTAGATAATTTAAATAATTTAGAAGACATTTCCATGTACGTGGATGGCGACTTAATCATTAAAAACAGTAATTCAGCAGATAACAATACAATCGTCAGTCGTTCGTACTCATTCCATGTAAGTATGAACTTGACGAACAGCAATCTAGTTGTTTTAGGGAATGAAGCAAAGACTGGTTATATAGATTGGAAATCAACAGGAAAAAGCGTAACGGTCTCGACTAATTCTAAGATGTGTATTAATTTGAATGGCATAAGTTTAGCGAATTCTTCTGATTTAACTGACCCCTCTATATTAAGTGGCAATGGAAAATTAATTCTTTACCCTGGGCGAACGGATATGGATAAACTGCCCGCAGCCGTTGAGGATAAGATAATTTACATGAATGATTTCGTGGCATTTTTAAATGAATGTAATGTAAATACTTCCGGTTTACCAGAAGGGCATTCAATGAAACAATTTATCGATAGCACGAGTGAAATTGAAGCGACAGTTGATTACGGTAACTAATAGAAAAGAGTCGAATAACTCGACTCTTTTCTTTTTATGTATTTTTCCCTATTTTTAACATGACATTTTACACAAATAGTATGATAATAGGATGAGTCTGTTTGGAAAAATCACACCAAAAGTCTCGGTGGGGGTTATCGGAAAAATGAAAAAATTATTGAATGATAGAGGATATGCTCTTTTAATAGTTTTATTTACCATTATAATATTCTTAAGCATGTCAGCAGTGTTCATGAGTGCCTCGCTCAACCATGTGAAACAAGAGCAAACGGTTGATCAGAATAATCAAGCGGTTGTTGCTGCAGAGATGGGCACGAAATTCTATACTACATTCTTCAACAACGAAATAAAAAAAATAGAACAAAACATCTTAGATACAATTGTTAATCCTAGATTAAATTCCTTAAAGCTATGTGAAAACCTAGTTCCTAAAGGTACCAAGTGTAATACTCCTATTAAAATAACAGAGGAATTAAATAATATTAATAATGATTCATTAAGGGAATTTAATAAACAAATGAATAAATTGCTTTCAGGTTTCAATAACGAAATTCTAATAAAAGAAATAACACCAAATACCGATTTTGTTCCTTCTCGAATTACTCCTGAAACATTGGACGTTAATGTTAAAAATCAAGCTTTTAATTTTGACATCATAGGTAGTAATTTTGAGGCTAATAGCTTAAAAGAGAAAAAGTTAAATACAAATGTGAAAGTTACTATTCCATCCTATGTTCCCAATACTCTTGTACAGAGCCCTGTACTTGATGATAAAGAAAATGTGAATACAATTAAGCCGAAAAATTTACAAAGTTGTTTACCTTTGAAAAATTTAATCGCTCCTTATGAATGTGATTTAGGTAATAATACAATATCAGATTTAAATCTGACTCTTATTAATAATAAGCCTCTAATTGTATGGGTAAATAATTTAAATCAAGCAATTTGCCCATCAAATATTTGCCAATCCGACTTGAAAGGTCTAACTATTAAATCAGATATTCATCAAGATTTTACTGTTAAAAATGGTAAATCCATCTCAGATGCAAACATTGTATTTCCGGGTAATATGAAGTTTGAATCTGGTGGAAATCATTTGAATATAGATTTAATTGTAGAATCTATATCAGTATCTAATGTATTACAACATGTTAGTGAAAATATTGTAGTGTTAGGTAACAAAGATGGTACGGGATACTTAATGGTAGAAGGCAAGAAAAAAGATGTAAATGTCAGCATGGCTTCTGGATATAAACTTTGCTTAAATCTTGATGGTTTGGATGATGATGCAACAAATATTAAGTTACCAGGTTCTCATAAAGGTGAATTAATCTATTATTCTTCTAAAGGAGAAAGTATAGATGGTGGTATTAAACATGTAGGAACATATTTTGAGTTTTTAAAAGGATGTTCTCAAAAGATTGCTCCAATTAAAGATCCAATACTAACACCAGATGTGAATGATTCGAACTTTGATTTTACATTAAAAGTAGACTATATAAATTAACATTTTCCGAGGTGAAACATGATTAAATTTCTTATTCTTATCTTGGTTGCATTCATCGTGTTTCCAATCGTGATAATATCCGTGAAAAAAGTAGATTTAAAAACTAAGCTAATGTTTCTTTTCGGCGGATTCATCATCGCTCTATTAGGCTTGTTGGCACAATCCAAGCTAAGTCTCTATTATTCTGTTTTGATTATGTTAGGTTTGTTATTTGCAGGTGCCGTAATTATAACGAAACGGTTGGAAAATGAAAAACTTCAAGAAGAAGAATTGCATTTATATGTGCCTAAATCTATTCAAGAAGCGATAGAAAAACCTTCAGAATCCTATGTTGCAGCAACTTCTCCGACACCGAAAGTTCAACCTGTTATTGAATCTCAAGCTGAAGACTGGTTAAAACCTGCAAAAAAGGAGGACCAATAAATGAACAATAAATTATTTGGGACGACTTTTGTAGCGCTACTGGGCTCAACAGTTTTATTTTTCGGTGTAACGCAAGCTGGTACATATGTAATCGATGAAGTTGTTTTCCCATCAAAAGGTTTCGGGGAGCAAACATACATAGGTCCTTACGATGTTTCAAATTTGCCTGAAAACGAGGCTGCGGTAACCGTGCAAACAGGTGTTAAAGGGTGGTACGGCGAAGCGAGTGTCCAAATTAAATTGCAAGATGCAGTCGTTTCTTTCCCGGTGGAAGTTGTACAATTCAATACGGATAGCACGTTAACTAACGCACAAGATGGAGCTAAAAATGAACTGCAATTTGATGTGACGAAAGAATCCGTTGGCACATTCCTGAATCAACAATTTGCTCCAATGGTGTTTAATGATGAAGAAATAGCAATTGTCACGGAAACGATTCGTGAACAATTGGCCGCTGGACGAAAAGATCAAATCATCGATATTACAAGTGCTTTACTGGCAAATTCTACAGTCGAAACTGCAGTTACTAATGTGACATTCAACAATATTGAATCGTCAGTGGGCATTCGTAATTTGATGACAGCGCTAAATGGATACGTAATCAATCCGAAATCTACTTTTTCGATGCTGGAATTTATCGAATCAACGGATTTGGGAAATTTAACGGAACAAGATTTAACCACAGTAGCTTCTATTTTGTATGCATCGGTTTTGCAAACGAATTTTGGGGTGGATGAAAGAAGTATCGGACCGGTTGTTCCTACAACTGTTCCGCTTGGCTTCGAAGCTTCCATTAACCGTGAACTTGGGGTTGATTTTGTAT from Paenisporosarcina sp. FSL H8-0542 encodes:
- a CDS encoding type II secretion system protein produces the protein MKLFPNKSKQNGLTLVEVLAALVIMGIVFVGIMTVFPQMTLFNTKTETKLDTMNIARQEITEFIENSKGKYIPHTSTKIIPFDQIKPIIELQFEETTTITNSHVITDEPASNKDDYNSFKFNSTVDSGEEFKFEIQVFDVPDLSGTISLYKTILKIYTLGGQLSSETYGYIEVTS
- a CDS encoding type II secretion system protein; the encoded protein is MIKYIKNNQGITLVELIVALALVSMVAILIMTTLGIGFKHSIAESNKTSAQQEANLIVSKLMNQHRKGDCYYIKGASGGIMIAPVSSTLCTSTTEPPASSFKPVSDTRFNVTMTSVNQMINPTKDDYTLVAAVKYKNATYKINTILTRYKTTK